The genomic interval GTCATTTTTAGCAAATCCTTGCGTGAAACGATGCCGGAAAGTTTCCCGTCCGCATCGGTTACAATCAGGCTGCCCACATCTTCGATAAACAGCGAAACGACCGCATCATGCACGGAGGCCGTTTCGCGGACGATCACCGGAGATGATTGCACATCTTTCACCTTTAATCCCGTTAACGCTTCGGAAACCCGCGAGCCCGCCTCGGCGGATTCGCCCAGGAAATATCCGACTTTCGGTTTGGCGTCCAAAAGCCCGATCATCACCAAAATGGCGAGATCGGAGCGGATCGTTGTTCTGCCCACCCCGAGCATTTCGGATATCTGTTCGCCGGTTATCGGCTCATGCGCTTTGACTAGCTTCACGATCTCCAATTGCCGATCGGTTAATTCGATGATTGTTCACCTCCGGTAAACTTTCATATATATGT from Bacilli bacterium carries:
- a CDS encoding helix-turn-helix transcriptional regulator: MEIVKLVKAHEPITGEQISEMLGVGRTTIRSDLAILVMIGLLDAKPKVGYFLGESAEAGSRVSEALTGLKVKDVQSSPVIVRETASVHDAVVSLFIEDVGSLIVTDADGKLSGIVSRKDLLKMTVANPNAANTPISLAMTRMPNVITVTPEDPVVEAARKIMLHQVDCLPVCKQSGEGEGLEVVGRITKTTLVKLLLRLANVAM